The genomic segment AAGACAAAAGGATAAGGCTCTTCTTAATTCGTTCATAATATTAGTGGGTGACTGCCATCCAGGACAAACATAGTAACCAATCAAAATTTACAAGGAAACACCCATCTTCCATAGCCCATCTCAATTCCCTACTAAAGTTATGGACTTGATAGTTTGATGTGAATCAACCATGATGTTCTTTACTTCTTACATTGTCTTTCTATTGCTTGATAGGACAACAAAATAGTTGTACAATACTCATAAGCAGGCTTCACAAGTTGGGTTATAGAGTAAAGTAGTTAAGGTCCTTCTAAGATTCTAAGGTTTccatttttgtttgttaattttctcTTTCCATAACGCAACTTTGAACAAGTTCTTTTGTCAATaaccacaaaaaaataaataaataaataaataatcgcGCTAATTCCTTCAACCATGGTTGATACAGTGGACACAGAAGCCACCAACCACATACTGTGATTGCACAATATTCAACTATGAAAGCATCTGCACTTAAAAACAACAGAATAAGagcaaaattacaaaaattaacgAAAATTTTCAGTCAACAAAATCCCGAACAAATGCAAATTCAATCTGTTCAACAAATCTACACAAAACCGAAATCGTAATTGTGTCTGAATTTGATCACTTACAATGACCTAATTTCACTAATTTCACTCGCAacatatttgattaaaataataaaatgcgaaattagagaaaatcaattaacaaaactCACCTCAACTGCCTCATTTAACAACAACTTCCGCTCCTTCATTTAGAAGAAAAAATGAGATCGAACATTAATGGAGAAGTAAAAATTGGGGGAGTTTACGGGAAGAGAGAATTAAGAATGAGATTCGAGGAATTTGgtgataattttcgatttttgAATTTCTGACAAATCATGAATAAAAATACGGACTGAAAGAGCGTAGAATTTGGAGCGGTACGTTAGGGCTTTTATTTAAGAGACCAATGACGTGGTCAATGATTTTGCCTCTTTTAGgttcctttttttgttttgtccTATCTGAGTGAAATTGGATTATAACTTcgaaaaaataagttaaattggATTTCTTGGCCTTATCTTCTTTGACCAAGTGAAGTTTTGAGACAAATCATGTTTTAtacttaatatttaaattgttaattttaataaatcaaaaaaaaattaaaactaaatattttcaGTGCGtaagtttatattttaattgtttaattcgttattttaatttgatttataattattttgtagacAATTTCcttaatgaaaatttgttttttcttttgcaaaaaAGTTTTCCTTaaacaaaacttaaaatgatcaatattgtttttaaagtattaCTATAATCCCATAAGTTTATACTCCCATTGCCCCTTGAAATAACTctcatttttttctaaatttctatacgataataaatatatagtaGAAGTATAAAACAAGAAGATATAAATggacaaaagaaataaataattaggatgaaataaaataataaatttgtggaAGTGATTAACAAAAGAGGGAACGAGGCCCTTGCCAACAAAAACATAACAAAGTTACTAATTCATGAATTAATGAAAtagataagataaattattaaaaaaacacggAATAAGGCGAAAATCAACTgatttctaaaaataagcgtctaattTCCAAACATGAGGTTTAGTTATATTTACAGTTAGCAACTGCGAACAgatgcttaatttttttaaaaggcaAAGAAGAGTAACTGCGAATAGAGTTGTTGACTTTGTTCGCAGTCACTAACAGGCCCATTACGCTCCATGTTGTTCGCAGTATCAAAAAAGTAAACAGCCATATTCCCAGTTACTAACTGAGAAACAacttctttgcctttttaaaaaattaagcagttgttcgcaattactaactgcgaacagaaccAAACCTCAACTTTGAAAATTAGAcacttatttttagaaataagttgattttcattttatttcgtgttttttttaataatttatcttatctatttcattttttcCAATTTCATCCTATTATGTACCTCCTTTTATTCCTCTTATTTACAGTGACTACCTAGAGCTAGAAGCGTTTAAAACAGACTCAATGATCCAAAATTCATCCGACCTTGCAATCAAACCGgatttgacccgactttaaaaatgatttacaactacgtaaaatacaatataaacaTAAAACTCGATTTCCAATCAATAGAAAACACCTAACCCAAAATCAATCCAATAACCcaaatatacctaatagttCAATACCATACCAGAAGCTCAAgatggttaaaaatgaaaatgtcaTCATCACTTTCCATTTTCTATGTTCTAAAATACTGGCATCTGATGACATACTGTTGTGTATGAAAATGTCATCATCACTTTCCAGCCATTATAGAAGCTGAACTACAACTCTAGTGCTGCTGATGGTTTGAAAGACTCTTCGAAAAACCCTAATTATGCGTCGTCGCCATTAAAGTATCAGGTATTCTAAGTTTGATACATTGCTCAAATGGCGAGTACAAGTAGTAAATCATGGAGAATCATATCACGACCAATTTTAGAAACTGTGTTAAACAATCATGTTCAACATCATCGTGTTCATCAACCCCTTATTCTCCATGGTCCTCGCGGTGTCGGCAAAACAACCCTAATTCTCGAACGTAATTATccttttttccttctattttcttccttaatcatttccTTAATCATTTGATTAATCttgttatgattatgattatcaGGTTTAATGGAGAATTGGAACAAAGGTCCACATATTACAGGGTACGTTGATTTTGCGCATTCAATTAAGGAACATCATCCATCTCAATGTGAATCTTTTCCTTGGAGTTCTTGGAATGCGGCGACCGAGTCACCGCCTCCATTGTCTTTGCTTAGAACACATTTGGAGAAATGTTTAGAATCTTTGGCTGAGAGAGGGATTGTATTAGGTCAAATTACTTCTAGTCAGATTTTTACTTTGCTTAATAAGTGGCATGGTCTTAGTAATGCTCTTAGGTTTATTTTGGAGAAATCGAATTCTGGCAGTTTGAAAAAAGGCGGGGCTTTGAGTAAGGTTTCGGCATCTGTGTTGTGGGAAAGGGCTGTTTTTGCGTATTCGGGGAAGTGGGATGGGAAGGATAATGAGGGATTAGCTGGTTTGAAAGGGATGAACGTTGAAGAGAGGTCTTATTTAAAAGAGGCTGTTATGGCTTTGAGATTGGCTAAAGAGGTTATAAGAGTGCAGCAACAGTGGAGAAGTAATGCTATTGCTGATTTGAATAGGAATGGCGGGTTTTCGAGATCGCTTATGATTTCGGCCACTGATTGGCCTGGCTTATTGTTAGAGTTGTTGTCTTCAGCTTCtgaaattgatcattttcaggtatttttcaatttctgAATCCATTTGATACTACCCTGATTTGCTGAAATAATTTAGTTACTGTTTTTGATTCTCAACTGTGGTTTTGTAATTTTGATCTATGTGAAACTTTTGTTGTGTAATGTGAGCTCATACTGATTCCATAGTTGTGTCATTGCTAGGGTTCAAGTTCATATTTTTTGCATTGGTAATCTTAAATGTTGTGTTAGTTTAATCGTTATCTCTGTAGaatttttgtttcatttcaCAAGATTATGATTGACAGATGATTAACTGTTCTACTTTTAGTATCTACACGTGAGTTTGAGTTTCTAATCATTAGGtataatttgtaaattgtaatgttAGCCGAAGCTTGTGCTCAACAATATAGAGGTCCTGAAGAATGCAATTACAAACGATGATTCTACAGTGTGTGCACCAACTTACCATGATAGCTTAATATGGAGAATTATTTCTTTGGGTGCAAATGAGATGTGCCTCCCTGTCATTATTATGACATCTGATAGGTAAATGGACTCTTTTTATTAGTGTTGTTTACTTGTTCCCTATGTGTATCTACTTATTTTCTATGAGAATCAACCCTTTGTGAAGTTTTCTTTAAGAAAAAGTTTCCTGTTGATTTCTGTTCAAGCTTTTAAACAGTGATGGTTCTATTGACCTTGTGGTGGTTTTTAGATTTGCAATGCTTTCTGCCTATCGTCAGGAATTCTCCTCTTGTCAATTCACTTATTGCTTGTTTATTTTCTGATGTGGTGGTATTGGGCTACCTCTTATGTAGGCCGTTTTCTCTGCATTTTGGATATTGAAATCCCAACTATTGAACTTTGGTTTGTCATTTTAGCTTTAATGATAAGTCATGTGAACCTCTCataaaaaatgatcatgaaaattttcattatgAACAGTGATGAACTTAGAGGATGTGTGATAGAGACATTCTCACAATTTCTAGGAGAAAATGACAAGTCAATCCCTGCTGAGAAAATCCTTATTAATCACCTCCTCAATATATTGAATGTTTGTTCCTATCCTGTAATGAACTCTGTGGAGAAGCACATGAACATGAAATGAAAAGGCAAGCTATTAATAAAGGCAAATATGGATAACAAACTAAATTCTTGATGGAATATGCTGATTTCTAGAAAGTAATATCTGTAACTGAACTCTTTAATTTTCTATGTTCTGTCAGAGggaattttgttaaaaggttGATATGAGCCTATGAATACAGATGGGAATAAGagggaaatgattatatgaaatgTATTGAGTTTACAACTCATTTTGGAGAGTGCAAGCCTTTTGAAAgcttttaactatttttatattttctgcAGTAAATATTACCTACAGCTAGCATGTTTCTTTTCTGCTTATCTCTTCTCTCTTTACTTACCTTGACACAAAATTATTATATGAGTTCATTCCGTATTACCCCCATGTAGTTATGCTTTGACAATAATTTTTTGAACTCTATCCTTTAATTAGCTGGAGGTACTGAAGTCAGTGCCCTGAGGCTGTGTATAATATACATTTTCTTGTAGGCGTTTCCACTATGTTTTTTTGGCTTAAGCACTTACATAACTTACATCcaacaaattatttttgaacaatTGTATATGTTTCATTTGCAACTTTTGATCATATCCTACTTTCAGCTTTTGAATGATGCTTCTAAGTTCTAGGCTTCTAGCACTCTTAactttctaatatatgactTTTAGACTTTTAGCCTAGCGATGGTTGTGAGATCCCTTCTCAATAGTTATGTATATGAAGTTATGAACTTACATGGACATTTTCACCTTATATTCTGAAGCTTTTTCTTGAGATCTAATGCCTACACATGGATGCTAGTATGCTTCAAtgttttcttaataattaaagtttaaactttaaacaaGACTTCCCATAACTATTCCTTCTATTTCATTTGTCCTCTATATATTAATGTTCTAATAGTATTGGTAATTTTCAGTTACTATTCCTATCGTGCCTACATCGACTTTGGATTTCCAGACATTTTTATATCTCGGGAGGTAAACTATcgatcttttatatttttcctcttctattttcttaaattgcAATCTTCCTATCTTTTTCTTGGTTATATATAGTATTGTCACACACTTCGTTATAGCTCACGAGTCATGCCATTGTGCCATGTTGTAATATGACTATAGGAACATGCTTGTTGAAATTCTACTTTTCATTGAATGTTTTATGCACGTTGGACCAGATAGGAACATTTGGTTCATTATTTTCTTGACAATTTGAGGCATTCTCATCCTCGCAAGTCACAATTCATGTCTCAAAAAGGAATGTAAAGAACCAGATAGATATTTTTCGTTTCGTCATGTACCAAACAACAAAAAATGAATTACCTCAATGCTAAGTGACTACCACCTAGGTAGCGTTCGGGAGATCATATGTATGCAACCCATGGAATAAAAACTCGCGAGTTACGTTATATAACGGTCGTTGTGTAACATGTTTGAGAGTTGTTGTGACGTTAAATATCGTTATATAATGTTGCATGAATTTTCACTATCAAAACGCCGCATTGACCTTTACTTGATGTGTAACGTTTGATATTTCTCCGTTACAACGTTATTTTTCGTGAAGAGGTTATAGAAAAATTTCCTCTAATATCTTCCTATATTGTAGAAGAAGTTATTATAATAtcttgttaaaatttaattaatacccATTAATTATAGCTTCTCATAatttaaatcaattaattatCCACCAAAAGTATCTAATATAATGCAATTATAATAGTTATGtgcatattattgcataataatagCAGTCTATCAACAAAAAAGCAATTATAAGTTTAAAACTCTCCTTATGTGACTTTTTGTGGCTGCGATTTGCtttattattctgttgtagCTGTTTTCAGCGACACTACAACCATTTCCACAAATGTATCCGCTATTGAATTGTTTTTCCATGATGCAACCTTATCCGTGTGTGATAACAAAGCTGTTGATTGacttttgattgaaaatatcacaTATTAAGCAGATTCcatgaaataatttaaaagagtCAATTTTTATAAGTCCATTATCTATTGAAATTTGTGTATGAATGAATGCCCCCTTTTGCGATGGCATGCAAGTTTTAAATAGCCTTAAGCAATTAGCAATGAGTGCATGATACTTTGAGATATAATGTATTCTCTCTGTTTCACGAATTTGCATCACTTTCCTTTTTAGTCCATCCCACCAAATTTGCCTCATCTTTATTTTTTACCATGATCCACTCTCTTTCTTTTAttctcatccatatatttaaCTTATCTTTTCATCTTATCACCCTTTGACTTTCACCCACTTTTCTTAGTTTGTTCACCAATTGCCTATGAAGCTAATTTGGTGCGGGAGGTATATAGTATTATGATCGGAAAATTGAACATTTTTTGAGCATAGGTAGTGTGAATTTTTCTCTCAAAACTACTACACAGTTTGAAACTGTAAATAATTTGTTTTCCGAAGTAAATTTTACGTGTTTTCATAATTCCCAATATGTTCCCTATTGCCGCTTGAACATTGTTTGTCCAACAAAGAATTTTGCATCATCTAGATTAAAGGTCCCTAACagtaaaatagtgggttgtaaGATCTTAAAGATTGAACAACGTTATGGCCCTACTGCTAAAGTGGTTCTCACGAAAGTGGAGtaaaaagttttgtttttaaaaccGCAGATGCCCTGAGGCCTAAAGCATTATTGGATCCTAGGGGTAAAGCGCAATGCATAGGCCAAGTCTTTTATTTGACGAGGcctacattttcttttttatttttagtttttgtgctTTTCTTGGGATAAAATTTAACCAAATACTAAAATGCTACTAAACTGGAAAAAGTTCCTATACATGGCCTACTCGCAAATACGTAATGGACCTACAATATAAGATAAATTTTTTGACTTTTCCTCTAAAGTTATTTGAAACAAAAAGTTTTTCTTGTAAAAAAAGGTCAGTTATGACATGAAGGAGAGTCCTTGTAAAGAAGTGAAAATAAAGTACAAACCTACACATAGTGTTGTGTTATATGTGTGATAGGGACAATTATGGCTACGCTGCAAAAGGAAAAAATCAGAGTGGGAAAAAGGGTTACTGGAAGGAGAACTGACTGACTAGGAATGACGGATTGGAAACAGAGTATACCACCACCAGAAACTTTTAATTGACAAAGTTTGCCGTGATTAGTCGGCTACCTTCAAATATTTGTTGAGTTGGAACTATATTTGGCAAAATTTCCTTTTTGAAGCTTGAAGAAGGTTTTCTCAATTGAAAATTTCATTTTCCCCCTGAAAAACTAAGTTACTTAGATCTACTCGCTTGAGGTGCTATGCCCTGTGTCTGGAGTGCGTGCTTTTTTGCGCCTGTTGTACCTCGCTCGGTCTAGGGGCCTAATCAAGGTGATCTTTTCGGTGATTAGTTGCGATGCCTAAGCTTGTCTGAGGCATGCTTTTTAAAACCAAGGTTGGAGGTTGGATTGGAATTTGGATGCACTTAAAAATTGTCCTATTGAAGTTTAAATTTAGTTCTAAATTGCAAACTTTAGATAAATAATACATCTTAATTTCTACAGTTTTTGAGTTGATGAGTTTATCCTAAATGTAAGCTGAAGAAAAATTTTACAGCACAAAGTAGCTGAAGACTGCAGGACCTCTTTGTTCAGCAGTTGGTTGTGTTCTTTACTTATTACCATTTGCATGGttttttcttattgttcattttcTATGTGTTTCATCACTAACGGCTAATAAGAGTTGTAGAAATAGTAAGGTTTAAATGTGAAACGAATAACGATACCATAAACGATGTTAATTTCTTTCtgcttttttgttttaattgaagATTTTTGCATATATCTTATATGCTGATAATGTTTTCTGAATCTTAGACCTTTGGTTGGACACCCAATGAAGGTAAATTACATATGGTGCCTGATTACTTCAGCGCATCAGAGGTGAGTAGATACTTACAGCTCATGCTCTATCTTTCTCTCATTTGTTATATAaattctattatttattttatcaatgtTGAGAACTTTTTTATGCTAACCGGTGTACTTCTGCAGTGGACAATAATTACTGAAGTGCTTGGTGCAAACTCAAGGCATTTATTTGAACTTCATGCACTTAAAGAAAGTGATCGTTATCTCAAGTAAGTGTGGTatgatgtttttgatatttttcttCTTTACGAAATGTCCTATGCTAACTAATAGAATACTCCCTCGGTGTTTTGCTTACAAGTGCCTGAAGTACCATGCATCAAGTCTGACATGCTGAAAAATTTACTTTGGTGTTTTGTTCATGCTACTCCCTCGCATAGAAAAAATTCTCGGATGTAGTTGCGATTTCGGTAAAGGTTGCGATGTCGCGGTTGCAGCACGTCACTGTCTTACAACTCGTTTTGCGGACATTGCAATGTGAttattaacttaaaaaattcattttatcataataaatcaattttgatagaaaatatatttgaattCAAGCTTATATCAGACCTTTAAGAACTTAATACActtttaaaaagataataacGGCTATCATGTTAGAATAACATTTCATAATGGAAATTACTCCATGGATATTAATTCACAAGTTACGTAACAGGGTTTTGCGGTTCAATAAACTCAAAATCCGTTATAAAAGAGGCCTTTATGTAATGTAACAACCTCATTATTATTCCATGTTCCTTcagtttctttttgtttgttcgCCTTTCCCTTTcattagttttttgtttatcCAAGTCTCCATTTTTATCGGTTATTTTGGggtactttttcttttttgtcacACATTTCTGTATTTTACCActactttttctattatttggtCTCACATATTTTTCTTACATTTGTTTCTCCACCTCATGACAATGACATCATCCTTTCactatactccttaatgattgTGTATAGAGTAACATAGACAAATGAAAAGAAACAAATATAGTGTTTGAATAAGGGATAGTCTAGAGTTTTGTCCGTATATTGTAGAGAGATGGTTTAAGTATTTTATAAAGGTAGCTTGTTTTGAAAGTTTGATGGAGGTCCACTTTTAGTGACTAAGCTAATAGTTTCAATTGACTTtttctaaacaaattcattGTCTACAACGACTTCTATTTGGAATAGAAGTAGTagcaaaaattatttaatatagttCATGATTGTGGATATGATATCAATTTATCATCAAATC from the Amaranthus tricolor cultivar Red isolate AtriRed21 chromosome 12, ASM2621246v1, whole genome shotgun sequence genome contains:
- the LOC130828402 gene encoding uncharacterized protein LOC130828402, translating into MASTSSKSWRIISRPILETVLNNHVQHHRVHQPLILHGPRGVGKTTLILERLMENWNKGPHITGYVDFAHSIKEHHPSQCESFPWSSWNAATESPPPLSLLRTHLEKCLESLAERGIVLGQITSSQIFTLLNKWHGLSNALRFILEKSNSGSLKKGGALSKVSASVLWERAVFAYSGKWDGKDNEGLAGLKGMNVEERSYLKEAVMALRLAKEVIRVQQQWRSNAIADLNRNGGFSRSLMISATDWPGLLLELLSSASEIDHFQPKLVLNNIEVLKNAITNDDSTVCAPTYHDSLIWRIISLGANEMCLPVIIMTSDSYYSYRAYIDFGFPDIFISRETFGWTPNEGKLHMVPDYFSASEWTIITEVLGANSRHLFELHALKESDRYLNMMGHISNTFEDIMDAYLAYFQITVVNPSMDKALSLLQKFSLDAYNGKIPKDRLRFGAPWRHPPHTDDPIHHLEWAKIQLMDFVQSLVNAEFGLNYFADCSLEIFDDPSAVALLEVGVLYAQRDPSFIRPVSRGMQRCLVRWLVQEQLQMNWLTSLRFTWHRLFRGRYYRHLLLQTGYKY